The Nitrospira sp. sequence GGTGAGGGCGACAATGCAGATTATTGCTCGCAATACGCTGATCACGACGACTGCGGCCGTGCTGGCGATTGGCTGCGGCGAATTCCCAATTCCCTTCATCCCTTCTTTTTCTGCAAAGGATCTTGCCATGGCGACTGAACGCCCATCAGAGGAGACGAAACCTCCAATGTGGACCATCAAACATCGGCTGCACCATGATTCGGGGGTCACGACAGTGGCGATGAGCCCGAACGGACGGGAAGTCTCAGCCGGCGGCATTCTGAGTCCGACAATCAGCGTGTGGAATGTCGAAACAGGTGCTCGAATCCGTGTTCTGAAAGGACTGAAGGGGAGTACGCAAGCCTTGGCCTACAGCGCGGATGGGCGGTTCTTTGCCGCTGGTCGCGGGATGATTACGTCGGCGGATACCTGTGTATTTGTCTTCCAAGCCGGAACCGATAGGATTCTCCAACGGCTTCAGCCGCCGCCCATCGTCACGCGTGATGCTCCAAAGGGGGTCGGAATGGTGGAGTCTCTGCAATACAGCCCGGATAGCCAGTTTCTGGCCGTGGGGTTCCAAGGAGGAGCGATCGGTATCTACGAGGCCGCGACCGGACATTTAAGGCAAAGTGTGACGCTGAACTCTTCTTTGCAAGGACCCATCGCATATAGTCCAAATGGTCAGCTACTCGCTTTGGGTCAATGGAATAAAAATGAAAGTAATTTGTTCCATCCCCATGTAATCCACCTCCTCCGGCCCAGCACTGGTGACATTATGAAGAGTTTAGCGGGGCATTCGGACTTGGTTTTAGCTCTATCATTTAGTCCGGACGGTAGATATTTGGCTTCGGGATCAAACACCGGAGCAATGCGTATCGGGTTAGACAAGAAGACGAACCAAGGAGTTGAGCGACGCAATGAGGATCCTATTAGAATTTGGGACGTAGAGACAGGTGAGATTGTCAAAGAATTTGTGGGGCATAGAGGTGCCGTTCGGTCAGTCACGTTTGCTGATCGCGGACAGACGCTCGTGTCGGGAAGCTACGACAGGACTGTGAGAATCTGGGACTTCGAAAGAACAGACAACATTGTGACATTGACCGCGCATCATGACCTGATCAACTCGATTGCCGTGACCCAGGACGGCACGTCCTTAGTGTCAGGTGGGGATAGCGGAGATATTAGTATTTGGAAACAGAAACCTTAAGGTAATTCATCAAGTAGGAGATCCCAATGGTGACAAGTAAAGAGCTGGCTGATCCGAGTGCAGCAGTTTATACCGATTACACGTCTGTTGATGTGGGCAGAACGATCGCCCAAAACTCAAATTGGACACTAGTCAGAGCGTTCCCAGACCCAGATACCGGTTTCTATGGCGCAGTATATCGAAATGCCCAAGGCGAGATGGTTGCGGCCATTAGGGGGATGGAACTTCTCCTGCAGGATGTCGGGACAGTAGCACAGGTCAAGCTTGGCCTTTGCGGGTATGTACGTCATTCATAGGAAGATGAGGATGACAGTGCAGATTGTTACTCGCAATATGTTGATCGCCGTGACTGCGGCCGTGCTGGCGATTGGACTTGCGGAGCTCGCAAGTCCATTACTTTTCATCATTTGGGAAAGGGATCTTGCCATGGCGGGTGAGCGCCCCTCAGAGGAAACGAAACCTCCAACGTGGACCATCAAACATCGGCTGCACCATGACTCGGGAGTCACAACAGTGGCCATGAGCCCGAACGGACGGGAGGTCTCAGCCGGCGGCATTCTGAGTCCGACGATCAGCGTATGGGATGTCAGAACAGGTGCTCCGCTCCGTGTGCTGAAAGGGCTGAAGGGTAGCACGCAAGCCCTGGCCTATAGCCCAGATGGACGATTCTTCGCCGTCGGTCGCGGCATGATTACGTTGGCAGATACCTGTGTATTTGTCTTCCAAGCCGGAACCGATACGATTCTCCAACGGCTCCAGCCGCCGCCCATCGTAACGCGTGATGCTCCCAAGGGGGTCGGAATGGTGGAGTCTCTGCAATACAGTCCAGATAGTCAGTCCCTGGCAGTGGGATTCCAAGGTGGAGCGATCGGTATCTATGAAACGGCCACCGGACGATTGACACAGGCCGTTCGACTGTCGACTCACCTCCAGGGGCCGGTTGTCTTTAGCCCGCACGGGAACATCCTCGTGTTAGGGCAGTGGGAAAGGGAGAAGGGTGAGTTGTTTGAACACTACATAATTCAACTTCTTGATGTAGGCAGTGGCGAAGTGGTGAAGACATTACTTGGACATACTGGCGCAATTACGGCGTTAGCTTTCACTTCCGATGGGAAGTTCCTAGCTTCTGGAACGAGCACTGGAACAGAACGAGGTAGCTTAGATCAGAAGACAAACGAGATGGTGAAAAAACGGAATGGTGATCCTATTCGAATTTGGAATCTTGAGACTGGTTCGATAGTCAGAGAGTTGATCGGGCATGTGGGTGAGGTCCAATCTCTGGTGTTTCTAGAAAACGAGCGCTTTCTAGTTTCAGCAAGTCAAGACAGGACGATCAAGATATGGAACATGGCAGGAGGGGAGTTGGTGACGACTCTGACAGGCCATGATGGGCTAATAGATTCTATGGTTCTCAGCCAAGATCGAAGATACCTAATTTCTGGCGGAGGCGGGTCGGAAGTAAAGATTTGGGAACAACATAAATAGAGAATGTAACTCTTTGAGGAGGAGCGGATGGTTACAAGAGCGGAGCTAACGAACCTGAGCGCGGATGTATACAACAATTCTGGGGCACCTGCCGGCTGGACTCGGGTTGACTCATTCAGCAACCCATTAGATGGTTTTTATGGTGCGATATATCAGAATGGTCATGGAGACACCGTCGCGGCGGTTAGAGGAATGGAGATTCTTACTCACGATGTCAGCACGGTTGCGCAGGTTAAGCTTGGTCAAAAACCAGAAGCCTTTAATTCCGCGCTACAGTTTCATCAGCTCGTTAAGAATCGTTTTGGAGGAGATGTCACCTACACCGGCCATTCGCTGGGTGGGGCGGAGGTCGATTACATTGCTGCTAGAGCGGCAAGTGAAGGCGTCACGATTACGGGTGTCACGTTCGGAGCCATCGGAATCGGGGCCATCCTTACTGCCGAAGGAATCAATACGTCTACCCTCACCGGGCTTACCAATTATGTTCATCCGAATGATGTCGCCAAATTGGTAGGTGTCCCTGTGGGGACCCAAGTGGAGGTTCCCTATACCCGGTCGGTGATGGAAAACATTGGCGCACTGTTCGGACCCCTCGGCCTGATGTCCGATTCGACGCTGCAGCACCTGATCGGCGCCTATCAACAATCGTTCAAATCGCAAGTCATCCCTCAACTTAGCCCTTCCTTTCTTCGCGACGCCTTGGCTGTGCAAGCGGCATCCAGCAATGGCACAGTCTCCTTCACGGTGAATCCTGACCGCTCCGTCACGGCAGTGGCGACTGATGTTGGTTCCGGGGGGCTCATCAGGAGTGTGCAAACAACCACCATTCAGGCCAATGGCAATCTCACCTCGTCCACGGTGGATGCTCACAACAATGTGATTGCGACCGTCACTAAGACAGTAAATCCTGTGGACAAGAGCTCCGTCATTGTTCGGAAAAATTTTAATCTCGCCGGCGAGGTGGAGTCTGAAGGGACGATGAAGATTCTCGCCGATGGTCGGACTACTCTCCGCGTGTCCGGCCAAGGATTCACGGCCAATAATCTGAACAACTCCATGGTGACGATCCAGCCTGGTGCTCAAGCCAACATCAATGGAGATGGAAGCTATATTCTTGCGCTGAACAACTCGACGGTGCAGACCACTACATTTCCCACGACCCTTCAGCTCAACACGACCAACTCGACTCTTGTGACCGCTCCTGGTGGCAGCGTCCACCTTACCAATCTGGGCAGCAATAATAATCTCGTGCTTAGGCCCAATACGACGCTGACCAATTTGGGCAACAATAACACTATTATTGGTCCAGTTCCGCCTAACTCAACAAATCTCGGCACCGGCAATACTATCCTCAGTCCGGCAATGCTGCCTTCCGGTGCAGCCGTTCTCTTCAAGAGTGATAAAGGCTTCATCGTATATATCGGTGAAGATGGTGAGGCTCACGTGGTCGACGGAGGCAGTGACGGGGGGGTGGTCGATGGAACTGGATATGAGCCAGGTCCCAATCCAGACGGAGGTGGTGGAGGAGAAAGTTCCGATCCTGATCCCCTCATCGATGGTCATTCGCTTCTCATCTCAGGTGATTTGGAAATCACTGTGGGAGACGGCAATCACAGTATTCAAGGGGGGCTGGGGAAAAACGTCATCGTGGCGGGAGGCGGGAATAATGCGATTGAGGCCCTCGGGACAGAGAACATCGTGGTGGCCAGTGGGGGGAATAACCTCATTGGGGTTGGAGGTGGGACCAGTACAGTCAGTGTAGGTGGAGGATTCAATGTTGTGACAGATGTGAGTCAGACCGGCGTGGTGATGGCCGAGGGCAATCTCCTGGTGAATTTTGGAGTCGGAAATCACACGATTGTTGCCGGGTCCGGACCGGCCCTCACTGATTGGGGAAGTCTTCAAGGATTCGTCCCTCAGACAGGAATCTCGTTTGCCAATGTCATTCTAGGCAATGCGAATTTTTATGCCGATGTTCAGGGATCTGTCAGTAATCTGATCATTGGTGGGCCCAATGGCAACTACGTTCAAGGAGGGTTGGGCGACAACACAATTTATGGCGGGGACAGCGCAGACCAGTTGATTGGCGGCACGAGCCATTATTTGTTTGGTGGGCGGAACCTCATTTATGGGGGTGGAGGGAATGACGTCATCGAAGGCGGTGTCGGCGGGGAGGCCGATCTTTTCGGAGATGCCGGCAACGATATCCTGCGCGGTGGTTTGAGCAGCCATGCGACCCTGCATGGCGGTGCAGGCAATGACACGCTCTTCGCTGCGTCAGGCTTCGGCAGTCTCCTCTATGGTGATGAAGGGGATGATCAGCTGAGTGGAGGAGGGAATGTCACGTTCG is a genomic window containing:
- a CDS encoding WD40 repeat domain-containing protein; this translates as MATTGELTNLSNDVYNPSGAPTGWTRINEFPGNGGFYGAVYQNADGELFAAMRGMEKSLLDVGVIAQVKLGLKPRVSACERIIIHKKVRATMQIIARNTLITTTAAVLAIGCGEFPIPFIPSFSAKDLAMATERPSEETKPPMWTIKHRLHHDSGVTTVAMSPNGREVSAGGILSPTISVWNVETGARIRVLKGLKGSTQALAYSADGRFFAAGRGMITSADTCVFVFQAGTDRILQRLQPPPIVTRDAPKGVGMVESLQYSPDSQFLAVGFQGGAIGIYEAATGHLRQSVTLNSSLQGPIAYSPNGQLLALGQWNKNESNLFHPHVIHLLRPSTGDIMKSLAGHSDLVLALSFSPDGRYLASGSNTGAMRIGLDKKTNQGVERRNEDPIRIWDVETGEIVKEFVGHRGAVRSVTFADRGQTLVSGSYDRTVRIWDFERTDNIVTLTAHHDLINSIAVTQDGTSLVSGGDSGDISIWKQKP
- a CDS encoding WD40 repeat domain-containing protein; amino-acid sequence: MTVQIVTRNMLIAVTAAVLAIGLAELASPLLFIIWERDLAMAGERPSEETKPPTWTIKHRLHHDSGVTTVAMSPNGREVSAGGILSPTISVWDVRTGAPLRVLKGLKGSTQALAYSPDGRFFAVGRGMITLADTCVFVFQAGTDTILQRLQPPPIVTRDAPKGVGMVESLQYSPDSQSLAVGFQGGAIGIYETATGRLTQAVRLSTHLQGPVVFSPHGNILVLGQWEREKGELFEHYIIQLLDVGSGEVVKTLLGHTGAITALAFTSDGKFLASGTSTGTERGSLDQKTNEMVKKRNGDPIRIWNLETGSIVRELIGHVGEVQSLVFLENERFLVSASQDRTIKIWNMAGGELVTTLTGHDGLIDSMVLSQDRRYLISGGGGSEVKIWEQHK